The following coding sequences lie in one Spirosoma sp. KUDC1026 genomic window:
- a CDS encoding MFS transporter — protein MSSASVSTTGLVVIVLSQFAGTSLWFAGNAILPDLMPLLNAPGINGWITSAVQIGFVSGTLLYALLALPDRFPSTWVFLVSVILAAGANAGWLLFPLRAEPLLASRFLTGFFLAGVYPVGMKIAADWFRPVLGRAMGFLVGALVLGTAFPHLLRGLGTSLPYRTLTLAVSGLAISGGILLAAVVPAKPVLAQRLSFRFSTVTELFRPSAFRPAMLGYFGHMWELYTFWAFLPVIVTLYNTMHPDTAANPSLLAFMAIAAGLLGCVGGGYRALQIGSRRVAWAFLLTSGLCIILFPAALRVPLPIFAFFLLLWGAAAAGDSPQFSALVASGAPVEKRGSILTLLTSLGFLLTVVSIQLMAWLTQQFGFSATLFYVLLPGPLLGLWAINKNEP, from the coding sequence ATGTCTTCAGCCTCTGTTTCGACCACCGGCTTAGTCGTTATCGTACTGTCCCAGTTTGCGGGTACGTCGCTGTGGTTCGCGGGAAATGCCATTCTCCCGGATCTCATGCCCCTGTTGAACGCGCCGGGCATCAACGGCTGGATTACGTCGGCGGTGCAGATTGGCTTTGTGAGTGGTACGTTACTCTATGCCCTGCTGGCTCTCCCCGACCGCTTTCCCAGCACCTGGGTTTTCCTGGTTTCGGTTATTCTGGCAGCTGGGGCCAACGCAGGCTGGCTGCTCTTCCCTCTCCGGGCTGAACCGTTACTGGCAAGCCGGTTTCTGACCGGTTTTTTTCTGGCGGGAGTCTATCCGGTGGGGATGAAGATTGCCGCCGACTGGTTCAGGCCGGTGCTGGGCCGGGCCATGGGTTTTCTGGTTGGCGCCCTGGTTTTAGGCACGGCCTTTCCGCACCTGTTACGTGGACTGGGAACCAGCCTCCCCTACCGAACACTGACCCTGGCCGTCAGCGGTCTGGCGATAAGTGGCGGAATTTTATTAGCGGCTGTCGTACCTGCCAAACCGGTCCTCGCTCAGCGATTATCTTTTCGATTTAGTACCGTAACCGAGCTGTTTCGCCCTTCGGCGTTCCGGCCTGCGATGCTGGGTTATTTCGGTCACATGTGGGAGCTGTATACGTTCTGGGCCTTTCTGCCGGTAATCGTTACCCTTTACAACACAATGCATCCTGACACAGCCGCGAATCCGTCTCTTCTGGCCTTTATGGCTATTGCCGCCGGACTACTGGGGTGCGTGGGCGGTGGTTATCGGGCGCTGCAGATTGGTAGTCGCCGGGTAGCGTGGGCCTTCCTTCTTACCTCCGGTCTTTGTATCATCCTGTTTCCGGCTGCGTTGCGAGTACCGCTCCCGATCTTTGCCTTTTTTCTCCTGCTGTGGGGAGCAGCCGCGGCAGGTGACTCACCCCAGTTTTCGGCCCTGGTTGCCAGTGGTGCGCCCGTTGAAAAACGGGGTAGCATCCTGACGCTGTTAACCAGCCTGGGTTTCCTGCTGACGGTTGTCTCTATCCAGTTAATGGCGTGGCTCACGCAGCAGTTTGGCTTTTCGGCAA